In Nocardioides sp. zg-1228, a single window of DNA contains:
- a CDS encoding WXG100 family type VII secretion target, whose protein sequence is MSEMYGQTEKALSKGADFVDQARADVKNKCGVLSGNIQTMMGGWGGQGASAFNNLMIAWDQKQETILKALDQLAASMKETERDNVSTDEAQSATHTNLQGRLG, encoded by the coding sequence ATGAGCGAGATGTACGGCCAGACAGAGAAGGCGCTCTCCAAGGGTGCTGACTTCGTCGACCAGGCCCGCGCCGACGTCAAGAACAAGTGTGGCGTCCTGTCCGGAAACATCCAGACGATGATGGGTGGATGGGGCGGCCAGGGTGCCTCCGCGTTCAACAACCTCATGATCGCCTGGGACCAGAAGCAGGAGACCATCCTCAAGGCCCTCGACCAGCTCGCGGCCTCCATGAAGGAGACCGAGCGCGACAACGTCTCCACCGACGAGGCCCAGTCCGCCACCCACACCAACCTCCAGGGCCGTCTCGGCTGA
- a CDS encoding WXG100 family type VII secretion target, producing the protein MTFDGIKVQHGSLDAGAADVMKAAKDIEARLDQLETELNPLKSDWNGNAKMAYDQAKAKWDQAMTEMTLLLQQASQGVDASNAEYKAADARGANRF; encoded by the coding sequence ATGACTTTCGACGGAATCAAGGTCCAGCACGGCAGCCTCGACGCCGGTGCGGCCGACGTGATGAAGGCGGCCAAGGACATCGAGGCCCGCCTCGACCAGCTCGAGACCGAGCTCAACCCCCTCAAGTCGGACTGGAACGGTAACGCCAAGATGGCCTACGACCAGGCCAAGGCCAAGTGGGACCAGGCCATGACGGAGATGACCCTCCTGCTCCAGCAGGCCAGCCAGGGTGTCGACGCGTCCAACGCCGAGTACAAGGCCGCCGACGCCCGGGGCGCCAACCGCTTCTGA
- the eccD gene encoding type VII secretion integral membrane protein EccD — protein sequence MSQGSSVASGLVRVTIASGSRRVDLVLPGAIPVAELVPELARSVGLLDASTVYGGYRLVTQEGRILADNAGLTMQGIEDGGLLTVTAGVDDKAPRVYDDVVEAMADVVENELRPWEPAAGRRTALGAAAILLGLGALALLLQGESLLGGVAAGVIAGLLVVGGIVLTRAQGEPEAGVVVSLLAALYAAVAGLLLAPGDLPSWRWPLPDAFFTDPLLYAGLGVLAVGLVAVVGLEGGRALVIPAVVVGAVLVAGSLLVRVFSLEPATVFIVLLTLVVLAGSIFPWLALGVTGTKVDQLYSLHDITADPDEIDPEEVADDARVGHEILLAVSATVGTLLVLLAPFAVGSGAYGTILAAVCCLAVMFRTRQYRTGAEVLAGLASGILGLVSVAVSMLLIHDGWRAGAALALAGVGAALLALTLVPASPSVRRGRMGDIVETMTLLALLPLMVLAAGFVSAVAG from the coding sequence ATGAGTCAGGGGTCCTCGGTCGCGTCGGGCCTGGTCCGCGTGACCATCGCCTCGGGATCTCGACGCGTCGACCTCGTGCTGCCGGGCGCGATCCCGGTCGCCGAGCTGGTGCCGGAGCTCGCCCGCTCCGTCGGCCTCCTCGACGCGTCCACCGTCTACGGCGGCTACCGCCTGGTGACGCAGGAGGGCCGGATCCTCGCCGACAACGCCGGCCTCACGATGCAGGGCATCGAGGACGGCGGCCTGCTCACCGTCACCGCCGGCGTCGACGACAAGGCGCCCCGGGTCTACGACGACGTGGTCGAGGCGATGGCCGACGTCGTCGAGAACGAGCTCCGGCCGTGGGAGCCCGCGGCCGGGCGCCGCACGGCCCTCGGCGCGGCCGCCATCCTGCTCGGCCTCGGCGCGCTGGCCCTGCTCCTCCAGGGCGAGAGCCTGCTCGGCGGCGTCGCGGCCGGCGTCATCGCGGGCCTGCTCGTGGTGGGCGGCATCGTCCTGACCCGCGCGCAGGGCGAGCCCGAGGCCGGCGTCGTCGTCTCGCTGCTCGCCGCGCTCTACGCCGCGGTCGCCGGCCTGCTGCTCGCGCCCGGTGACCTGCCGTCGTGGCGCTGGCCCCTTCCCGACGCGTTCTTCACCGACCCCCTGCTCTACGCCGGGCTGGGCGTGCTGGCCGTCGGCCTGGTGGCCGTCGTGGGCCTCGAGGGCGGTCGCGCTCTCGTGATCCCGGCCGTCGTGGTGGGTGCGGTGCTGGTCGCCGGCTCCCTGCTCGTGCGGGTGTTCTCGCTGGAGCCCGCCACCGTCTTCATCGTCCTGCTCACCCTCGTCGTCCTCGCCGGCAGCATCTTCCCGTGGCTCGCGCTCGGCGTCACCGGCACCAAGGTCGACCAGCTCTACTCGCTGCACGACATCACCGCCGACCCCGACGAGATCGACCCCGAGGAGGTCGCCGACGACGCCCGCGTCGGCCACGAGATCCTCCTCGCGGTGTCCGCGACGGTGGGCACGCTGCTGGTGCTGCTGGCGCCCTTCGCCGTCGGCAGCGGTGCCTACGGCACGATCCTGGCGGCGGTGTGCTGCCTGGCCGTCATGTTCCGCACCCGCCAGTACCGCACCGGGGCCGAGGTGCTGGCCGGCCTCGCCTCGGGCATCCTCGGCCTGGTCTCGGTGGCGGTGTCGATGCTGCTGATCCACGACGGCTGGCGCGCCGGCGCCGCCCTCGCCCTGGCCGGCGTCGGCGCGGCGCTGCTCGCGCTGACGCTCGTGCCCGCCTCGCCGTCGGTGCGCCGCGGCCGGATGGGCGACATCGTCGAGACGATGACGCTGCTCGCGCTGCTGCCGCTGATGGTCCTGGCAGCCGGCTTCGTGTCCGCGGTGGCGGGCTGA
- a CDS encoding type VII secretion protein EccB codes for MATKKDLVEAHAFSRRRLVTAFVSGAPGGREVEPVRPGRVLIGGVALSVLLLAGAAIAGFLLGRPPAQWLDEGSFVISKDTGEQYVVLRGGDDPLLQRVPNYVSAQLLLGEAKLTPFTVRDKYIRTVQLGEDLGIDAAPASLPSADELVDDDWTACTGAGVGIKLAVQRTPTVEDLTGSAFLVRSEGTTWLIATAPPVGSEQGSAYRLPMPADETESSTLGVRLGFGASATEVDADWLNLFRLGDPLEQKSFGVTRAGERVPYGSTGTDLSRYRIGDLLRSSSGAYYLLGDEKPERLSDFDALVYDVVGTGTQELADDLSASFGDPKTPAEWPSEVPQPITNGALCAVLHPDARAGATFSLATNPTGAADPSGVRPRRHAVDVEPSAGAYVLSGSGEAAESGTPYVIDPKGAKYALVGPEVPDFLGYGDVDPPLVPSAWLEFFESGVPLSTNSARRVPEDAPPADDASADAG; via the coding sequence ATGGCCACCAAGAAGGATCTCGTCGAGGCGCACGCCTTCAGCCGCCGCCGGCTGGTCACCGCCTTCGTCTCCGGCGCCCCGGGCGGCCGGGAGGTCGAGCCGGTGCGTCCCGGCCGCGTGCTCATCGGCGGCGTCGCCCTGTCGGTGCTCCTGCTGGCCGGTGCGGCCATCGCCGGCTTCCTGCTCGGCCGCCCGCCCGCCCAGTGGCTCGACGAGGGAAGCTTCGTCATCTCCAAGGACACCGGCGAGCAGTACGTCGTCCTGCGCGGCGGTGACGACCCCCTGCTCCAGCGGGTGCCCAACTACGTCTCCGCCCAGCTGCTGCTGGGCGAGGCCAAGCTGACGCCCTTCACGGTGCGCGACAAGTACATCCGCACGGTGCAGCTCGGGGAGGACCTCGGCATCGACGCGGCCCCCGCCAGCCTGCCGTCCGCCGACGAGCTGGTCGACGACGACTGGACCGCGTGCACCGGCGCAGGCGTCGGCATCAAGCTCGCGGTGCAGCGCACGCCCACGGTCGAGGACCTGACCGGGTCGGCCTTCCTGGTGCGCAGCGAAGGCACCACCTGGCTCATCGCCACCGCGCCGCCGGTCGGCAGCGAGCAGGGCAGCGCCTACCGCCTGCCCATGCCGGCCGACGAGACCGAGTCCTCGACGCTGGGCGTACGGCTCGGGTTCGGCGCCTCCGCCACCGAGGTCGACGCCGACTGGCTCAACCTCTTCCGCCTGGGCGACCCGCTCGAGCAGAAGTCGTTCGGAGTCACCCGCGCCGGCGAGCGGGTGCCCTACGGCAGCACCGGCACCGACCTCTCCCGCTACCGCATCGGTGACCTGCTGCGCTCGAGCAGCGGCGCCTACTACCTCCTCGGCGACGAGAAGCCCGAGCGGCTCAGCGACTTCGACGCGCTCGTCTACGACGTCGTCGGCACCGGCACGCAGGAGCTCGCCGACGACCTGTCCGCGTCGTTCGGCGACCCGAAGACCCCGGCGGAGTGGCCCAGCGAGGTCCCGCAGCCGATCACCAACGGCGCGCTGTGCGCCGTGCTGCACCCCGACGCGCGTGCCGGCGCCACCTTCAGCCTCGCCACCAACCCGACCGGCGCCGCGGACCCCTCGGGCGTCCGGCCGCGACGCCACGCGGTCGACGTCGAGCCGAGCGCGGGCGCCTACGTCCTCTCCGGCTCCGGCGAGGCCGCCGAGTCCGGCACCCCCTACGTCATCGACCCGAAGGGCGCGAAGTACGCCCTCGTCGGCCCCGAGGTGCCCGACTTCCTCGGCTACGGCGACGTCGACCCGCCACTGGTGCCGAGCGCGTGGCTGGAGTTCTTCGAGTCCGGTGTCCCGCTGTCGACCAACAGCGCACGCCGGGTCCCCGAGGACGCCCCGCCGGCCGACGACGCGTCCGCGGACGCCGGCTGA
- a CDS encoding S8 family serine peptidase encodes MAAPPPGRRRPSPRTVLAAGLLAAAVVPLGATPAAADHDAPCSVAELPQSERLADTHAKDNAAFDRMHVEQAQELATGRGVKVAVIDSGVMGVEGLDVVGGVAVPGVSPNALLSGHGTIVGGLIAGPQGVAPDAQVYDVKVYDAEDADTTQGERPLTSAGIVAGIEAVISAQPQQRFDIVNISLAVRQSDPALEAAVARLVALDVVVVAAAGNAASSTPDGFAGTPGNDAEVYPADYPGVLAVSATPPGDENPSAYVVPNADTDVAAPTVGALSANATGQACVVGEVATSWATAEVSGVLALLAERFPRDTPQQLVARLQATAEGAGAARDDASSPWTGAGVVQAHDALTREIRPGRKGKVETTVQEVRADAQAPPAPRRVDLFGTPRAILLWSGLVAGSLLALASMLRPLLRR; translated from the coding sequence ATGGCTGCCCCGCCGCCGGGTCGTCGCCGCCCGTCTCCGCGCACGGTGCTCGCCGCGGGCCTGCTCGCCGCGGCGGTCGTGCCGCTCGGCGCGACGCCGGCCGCTGCCGACCACGACGCCCCCTGCAGCGTCGCCGAGCTGCCCCAGTCCGAGCGGCTCGCCGACACCCACGCCAAGGACAACGCGGCGTTCGACCGGATGCACGTCGAGCAGGCGCAGGAGCTCGCCACCGGCCGGGGCGTCAAGGTCGCCGTGATCGACAGCGGCGTGATGGGCGTCGAGGGACTCGACGTCGTCGGCGGCGTGGCCGTCCCGGGGGTCTCTCCCAATGCGCTGCTGTCGGGCCACGGCACGATCGTCGGCGGGCTGATCGCCGGGCCGCAGGGGGTCGCTCCCGACGCGCAGGTCTACGACGTCAAGGTCTACGACGCCGAGGACGCCGACACCACGCAGGGCGAGCGGCCGCTGACCTCGGCCGGCATCGTCGCCGGCATCGAGGCCGTCATCTCGGCCCAACCGCAGCAGCGGTTCGACATCGTCAACATCTCCCTCGCCGTCCGCCAGTCCGACCCGGCGCTGGAGGCGGCCGTCGCGCGCCTGGTGGCCCTCGACGTGGTGGTGGTCGCGGCCGCGGGCAACGCCGCGTCGAGCACCCCCGACGGGTTCGCCGGCACCCCGGGCAACGATGCGGAGGTCTACCCCGCCGACTACCCCGGCGTGCTCGCTGTCAGCGCCACCCCACCCGGCGACGAGAACCCCAGCGCCTACGTCGTGCCCAACGCCGACACCGACGTCGCGGCCCCCACCGTGGGCGCGCTCTCCGCCAACGCCACCGGCCAGGCCTGCGTCGTGGGCGAGGTCGCCACCTCGTGGGCGACGGCCGAGGTCAGCGGCGTCCTGGCGCTGCTCGCCGAGCGGTTCCCCCGCGACACGCCGCAGCAGCTCGTCGCCCGGCTCCAGGCCACCGCCGAGGGCGCCGGCGCGGCACGGGACGACGCCTCGAGCCCATGGACGGGCGCGGGCGTGGTGCAGGCGCACGACGCGCTCACCCGGGAGATCCGGCCGGGGCGCAAGGGCAAGGTCGAGACCACCGTCCAGGAGGTCCGCGCCGACGCCCAGGCGCCGCCGGCGCCCCGGCGCGTCGACCTCTTCGGCACGCCCCGCGCGATCCTGCTGTGGTCGGGCCTGGTCGCGGGGTCGCTGCTCGCCCTCGCCTCGATGCTGCGCCCGCTGCTGCGGCGGTGA